Proteins from a single region of Ornithodoros turicata isolate Travis unplaced genomic scaffold, ASM3712646v1 Chromosome14, whole genome shotgun sequence:
- the LOC135372366 gene encoding uncharacterized protein LOC135372366 has protein sequence MANLEHLKKLRTSARSSVTRTITELKTLLTTTPLPHDQLRDKLGFLDEKFSALSQQDQVIQNLITDELVESECEACDRYLESVIAIRFQVRAALGTLTSTQVSPATGDAPSLPTVQRLASPTDGITLPKLKIDTFNGDLSKWQGFWDQFRATVHDNQRLTDVNRLKYLVSLVTGPTARAIEGLTILDGNYATAVEILKKWFGKSELLVTEHMGSFFDLKPVTSISDVKGLRELHETVTVRIRNLKSLGVTLSQYAIAVREAVLRKIPKELELEYYKQKDEESTVDTLTSLLDFLETEIECRERVRRSAEDVPLPKRRAPLTPSASSLTANATDSSCIFCKSSQHLLESCDRGLSPDEIRNALRREGCCFLCGKKGHRSKDCRVCWKLRCGRCHRRHLTQLCLGSSRTEQPAASNPSSALAATTSTENVVTSLSSSTIFSSPRSEVLLQTAKVWLEGSNGRRILARILLDGGSQRSFIRQEVATKIGCNMIRTENLRVHTLGNVSSRRNKYRCVQVLLRSQFSSASIVIEAVEYDDICSDSLPSLNSTAAQHVKSMGLQLADEPSAPTEISLLLGSDFYWKAVTGVTVRLSEYLVAAETLFGWTVQGASRDGSIRSRNVEVMRVGVQSEDTASIDSQLQAFWELEHLGITDPYPSDLDTDSVLQDFRATTKLVDCRYVIRLPWKSERQPALGDNKALAVQRLEATTRKLRRDPALMEEYDSTIRQYLNLDHAERVSAPESVSGPLYHMPHHAVIRRDRETTKVRIVFDASSKSPGCISLNEALHAGPNLNPDVLQLLLQFRTYEVALTADVEKEFLQIQLDPSDRDCLRFLWYAEPPKTGEPLPPVETWRMTRVPFGAKSSPFLLAATIRHHLKSAETSYPQTAPLLSNHFYVDDLVVGVATVQEALTLYHESQAIFRDAGMKLVKWTTNRSELQGTFEADGTASPSATSQRKVLGLGWDISTDEIRYSLKSITEFLESNLNTGTKRYVLQAVARIYDPFGYVTPYVVTVKILLQRIWLAKLNWDDRLPEDLMSTWSTWCRQVPLLARVSLPRRLTALNISEASCSLHIFSDASPRAYGAAAYLVINDGSGYTEACLVLAKTRVAPLKTVSLPRLELMGAVIASRLLKFVQSALAVTHAATILWTDSEITLHWIYGAPSDWKPFVQNRVAEIQGVTDPHQWRHCPGHDNPADLLTRGTSCLHLIESKLWWKGPSWLIDQQSWPPPWRVPQETSEEVRNEAKGSDLYSAPASVKVPIMKADRYSSLHKLLRVTAWALRFLHNSTHPSQKKTGVLTAEEISAAEEY, from the coding sequence ATGGCGAATCTCGAGCACCTGAAGAAGCTTCGAACGTCAGCACGATCTTCGGTTACTCGCACTATCACCGAACTGAAGACTCTTCTGACTACGACGCCTTTGCCTCACGATCAACTACGAGATAAACTAGGCTTCCTGGATGAGAAGTTTTCAGCCCTTAGCCAGCAAGACCAGGTGATTCAGAATCTCATCACAGACGAACTTGTGGAAAGTGAGTGCGAGGCCTGCGACCGCTATCTGGAATCGGTCATAGCAATCAGGTTTCAAGTCCGCGCTGCGCTGGGCACTTTGACCTCGACGCAAGTGTCGCCCGCTACAGGTGATGCCCCATCATTGCCGACAGTCCAACGTCTCGCATCCCCTACAGATGGTATTACCCTGCCGAAGCTGAAGATCGACACCTTCAACGGAGACCTGTCTAAATGGCAGGGTTTCTGGGACCAATTCCGGGCAACAGTTCACGATAACCAGCGTCTGACTGACGTCAACAGGTTGAAATATCTTGTCTCCCTCGTTACCGGACCAACAGCTCGTGCCATTGAAGGCCTTACGATCCTCGACGGGAATTACGCGACTGCAGTTGAGATCCTTAAGAAGTGGTTTGGAAAGAGCGAGCTTCTGGTGACCGAACACATGGGATCGTTCTTTGATCTCAAGCCGGTGACGTCCATTAGCGATGTCAAGGGTTTGCGTGAGCTGCACGAGACGGTTACAGTCAGAATAAGGAACCTGAAGAGCCTCGGAGTCACGCTGAGCCAGTACGCGATTGCCGTTCGTGAGGCTGTCCTGCGGAAGATCCCCAAGGAACTCGAATTGGAATACTATAAACAGAAGGATGAAGAGTCGACTGTTGACACACTGACATCTCTTCTGGACTTCCTTGAGACTGAGATTGAGTGCCGCGAGCGAGTTCGACGTTCAGCGGAGGACGTTCCCCTTCCGAAACGCAGGGCACCCTTAACACCTTCTGCGTCGTCACTTACGGCCAATGCGACGGACTCTTCATGCATCTTTTGCAAGTCCTCCCAGCATCTTCTGGAAAGCTGTGACAGAGGGCTGAGCCCAGATGAAATCAGAAATGCCCTACGTCGCGAAGGTTGTTGTTTCCTCTGTGGAAAGAAGGGCCACCGCTCCAAGGACTGCCGTGTCTGCTGGAAGCTCCGATGTGGACGCTGTCACAGGCGACATCTCACTCAGCTATGCCTGGGCTCGTCGAGGACTGAACAGCCTGCCGCCTCCAATCCCTCTTCTGCGCTTGCCGCCACTACCTCCACCGAAAACGTTGTGACGTCCTTGTCGTCATCAACTATTTTTTCATCTCCACGCTCTGAGGTACTGCTGCAAACTGCTAAGGTGTGGCTCGAAGGAAGCAACGGCCGGAGGATCCTAGCCAGAATCCTTCTCGACGGTGGCAGCCAGCGTAGTTTCATCCGTCAAGAAGTAGCGACGAAGATCGGGTGCAACATGATCAGAACCGAAAATTTGAGGGTCCATACTCTTGGCAACGTCTCTTCGCGCCGCAATAAGTACCGTTGCGTTCAAGTGCTTTTACGGAGCCAGTTCTCCTCCGCGAGTATCGTGATCGAAGCAGTGGAGTACGACGACATCTGCTCGGACAGCTTACCGTCCTTGAATTCGACAGCGGCACAGCATGTGAAAAGCATGGGTCTCCAGCTTGCCGACGAGCCCTCAGCTCCTACCGAAATCTCCCTGCTACTTGGATCCGACTTTTACTGGAAAGCAGTCACCGGCGTAACAGTCCGGTTGTCCGAGTACCTGGTAGCAGCAGAGACGCTCTTCGGGTGGACAGTTCAAGGCGCAAGTCGAGACGGCAGCATCCGCAGTCGAAACGTCGAGGTGATGCGGGTAGGCGTGCAATCCGAAGATACTGCGAGTATCGACTCTCAGCTACAAGCGTTCTGGGAACTAGAACATTTAGGCATTACTGACCCCTATCCATCTGACCTCGACACCGATTCCGTTCTGCAGGATTTTCGGGCCACCACAAAGCTGGTTGACTGTCGTTACGTTATACGCCTACCTTGGAAATCGGAAAGGCAACCAGCCCTAGGAGACAATAAGGCGTTAGCGGTTCAACGACTTGAGGCTACCACAAGGAAACTACGACGAGATCCAGCACTGATGGAAGAGTATGATTCTACCATTCGGCAATACCTTAATCTCGATCACGCTGAGCGTGTTTCTGCGCCTGAGTCAGTGTCTGGACCTCTGTATCACATGCCGCACCATGCAGTCATACGAAGAGACCGCGAGACTACAAAGGTCCGTATTGTATTTGATGCGTCGTCGAAGTCCCCTGGTTGCATCTCCCTCAACGAGGCCTTACACGCTGGACCAAACCTGAACCCCGACGTCCTACAACTGTTGCTACAGTTTCGCACGTACGAAGTGGCTCTAACGGCGGATGTAGAGAAGGAATTCCTTCAAATTCAACTGGACCCATCCGACCGTGACTGTCTGCGATTCTTGTGGTATGCCGAGCCTCCTAAGACGGGTGAACCTTTGCCACCGGTTGAGACTTGGCGGATGACACGGGTTCCCTTCGGAGCGAAATCGAGCCCCTTCCTCCTTGCAGCGACTATACGTCATCATCTAAAGTCAGCAGAGACATCGTACCCGCAGACAGCTCCCTTGCTGTCAAACCACTTTTATGTGGACGATCTCGTTGTCGGCGTCGCCACCGTCCAGGAGGCGCTCACTCTTTACCACGAATCACAAGCAATATTTCGTGACGCTGGCATGAAGCTGGTGAAATGGACTACCAACCGCTCGGAGCTTCAGGGAACTTTCGAGGCCGATGGAACTGCAAGCCCATCCGCTACGTCACAGAGGAAGGTTCTTGGACTCGGTTGGGACATCAGCACCGATGAAATCCGGTACTCCCTGAAATCCATCACGGAGTTCCTCGAGAGTAACTTGAACACCGGCACTAAGCGTTATGTGCTTCAAGCCGTTGCACGTATCTATGATCCCTTCGGCTACGTGACGCCATACGTTGTCACGGTCAAGATTCTGCTACAACGTATTTGGCTGGCAAAGCTGAACTGGGACGACCGGCTACCAGAAGATCTCATGAGCACGTGGTCTACGTGGTGCAGGCAGGTACCCCTACTGGCTCGCGTTTCCCTACCGCGGAGGTTAACTGCTCTCAACATTTCTGAAGCCTCCTGCTCGTTGCACATTttcagcgacgccagtccgcgaGCATATGGGGCAGCAGCTTATCTTGTGATTAATGACGGTAGTGGATATACCGAAGCGTGCCTCGTTTTGGCGAAGACCAGAGTTGCTCCGCTGAAGACAGTCTCACTACCAAGGTTGGAACTGATGGGCGCAGTAATCGCTTCTCGGCTTTTGAAGTTCGTTCAGAGTGCGTTAGCAGTAACTCACGCCGCGACTATTCTGTGGACGGACTCGGAGATAACACTGCACTGGATTTACGGAGCACCAAGCGACTGGAAACCGTTCGTGCAGAACCGAGTGGCTGAAATACAGGGCGTTACGGATCCTCATCAGTGGCGACATTGTCCGGGCCATGACAATCCTGCAGACCTGCTCACAAGGGGTACTTCATGTCTTCACCTGATAGAGAGCAAACTCTGGTGGAAAGGTCCGTCATGGCTCATCGATCAGCAGTCTTGGCCTCCACCTTGGCGGGTTCCGCAAGAAACGTCTGAGGAGGTGCGAAACGAGGCTAAGGGTAGCGACTTGTACTCCGCGCCCGCATCTGTAAAGGTTCCCATAATGAAGGCGGACAGGTACAGTTCGCTTCACAAGCTGCTGCGGGTTACCGCCTGGGCCTTGAGGTTCCTGCACAACAGTACGCACCCCTCCCAGAAGAAGACGGGTGTCCTTACAGCCGAGGAGATCTCAGCGGCGGAAGAGTACTGA